The following proteins are encoded in a genomic region of Streptococcus equi subsp. equi:
- the hrcA gene encoding heat-inducible transcription repressor produces the protein MITERQSNILNLIVDLFTQTHEPVGSKALQSLIASSSATIRNDMAKLEKLGLLEKAHTSSGRMPSAAGFKYFVEHSLNLGSIDEQDLYQLVKAFDFEAFKLEDVLLRASQMLSDTTGYTAAILDVEPARQRLTGFDIVQLSSHDALAVLSLDESKPLTVQFAIPKNFMNRDLLVLKGIVADRLLGKDVMTVHYKLRTEIPQIVQKYFTVTDNVLDLFDYIFVGLFRETIFVSGKVAALDYAGLATYQFLDEEQRLALSIRQSLSEEEMATVQVADSSEPALANVTLLTYKFLIPYRGFGLLSLIGPVDMDYRRSVSLINVIGQLLAVKLRDYYRYLNSNHYEVH, from the coding sequence GTGATCACAGAGAGACAATCTAATATTTTGAATCTTATTGTAGATTTATTTACACAGACCCATGAACCAGTTGGCTCTAAGGCTTTGCAGTCACTTATTGCTTCTAGTAGTGCCACTATTAGAAATGACATGGCAAAGCTTGAAAAACTAGGATTGCTGGAGAAGGCTCACACATCAAGTGGGCGCATGCCAAGTGCGGCAGGCTTTAAATATTTTGTAGAGCATTCTCTTAATCTTGGCAGCATTGATGAGCAGGACCTTTATCAGCTGGTCAAGGCCTTTGATTTTGAGGCCTTTAAGCTGGAGGACGTTTTGCTAAGAGCCAGCCAGATGCTATCGGATACGACCGGCTATACGGCGGCGATTTTAGATGTTGAGCCTGCAAGGCAAAGGCTGACAGGCTTTGATATTGTTCAGCTATCTAGTCATGATGCCTTGGCAGTTTTGAGCTTAGATGAGTCCAAGCCGTTGACCGTACAGTTTGCCATTCCTAAGAATTTTATGAATCGTGATTTGCTGGTGCTTAAGGGCATTGTTGCTGATCGCTTACTTGGCAAAGATGTTATGACTGTTCATTACAAGCTGCGAACCGAAATCCCTCAGATTGTTCAGAAGTATTTTACGGTGACAGACAATGTTTTGGATTTGTTTGATTATATCTTTGTCGGGCTTTTTCGAGAAACGATTTTTGTCTCTGGCAAGGTTGCTGCCCTTGACTATGCTGGTCTTGCGACCTATCAGTTTCTTGATGAGGAGCAGCGCTTAGCCCTATCTATCAGACAGAGTCTATCAGAGGAAGAGATGGCAACGGTTCAGGTTGCTGACAGCAGTGAGCCAGCCCTAGCAAACGTGACCTTGCTGACCTACAAGTTTTTAATTCCATACAGAGGATTTGGCCTCTTAAGCTTAATTGGGCCAGTTGATATGGATTATCGTCGTAGTGTTAGCTTGATTAATGTGATTGGTCAGCTACTGGCTGTGAAGCTAAGAGATTATTACCGTTACTTAAACAGCAACCATTATGAGGTTCACTAA
- the grpE gene encoding heat shock protein GrpE produces MSKKPKEELKDQEDILDEAAEEAVEPVEEADQSAELIADEAAEEPSELELALQRAEDFENKYLRAHAEMQNIQRRANEERQSLQRYRSQDLAKKILPSLDNLERALAVEGLTDDVKKGLEMVQESLVQALKEEGIEEVPVEAFDHNLHMAVQTLPADDDHPADSIAQVFQKGYKLHERLLRPAMVVVYN; encoded by the coding sequence TTGTCTAAAAAACCAAAAGAAGAGCTCAAGGATCAAGAGGACATTCTTGATGAGGCTGCTGAGGAAGCAGTAGAGCCAGTTGAAGAAGCTGATCAATCAGCTGAGCTTATTGCTGATGAAGCAGCCGAGGAACCATCTGAGCTAGAGTTGGCTCTCCAGCGAGCAGAAGATTTTGAAAATAAATACCTCAGAGCTCACGCAGAAATGCAAAATATTCAGCGTCGTGCGAATGAAGAACGCCAAAGCTTGCAGCGCTATCGTTCACAGGATTTAGCTAAAAAAATCCTTCCAAGCTTAGATAACTTGGAGCGTGCTTTGGCTGTTGAGGGTCTGACAGATGATGTCAAAAAAGGCCTAGAAATGGTGCAAGAAAGCCTTGTTCAAGCCCTTAAAGAAGAAGGTATTGAAGAGGTTCCTGTGGAAGCCTTTGACCACAATCTGCACATGGCAGTCCAAACCCTACCAGCAGATGATGACCACCCAGCAGATAGTATCGCTCAGGTTTTCCAAAAAGGCTATAAGCTTCATGAGCGCTTACTAAGACCAGCGATGGTGGTTGTGTACAACTAG
- the dnaK_1 gene encoding molecular chaperone DnaK: protein MSKIIGIDLGTTNSAVAVLEGTESKIIANPEGNRTTPSVVSFKNGEIIVGDAAKRQAVTNPDTVISIKSKMGTSEKVAANGKEYTPQEISAMILQYLKGYAEDYLGEKVTKAVITVPAYFNDAQRQATKDAGKIAGLEVERIVNEPTAAALAYGLDKTDKEEKILVFDLGGGTFDVSILELGDGVFDVLATAGDNKLGGDDFDQKSLIS from the coding sequence ATGTCTAAAATTATCGGTATTGACTTAGGAACAACAAACTCAGCAGTAGCAGTTCTTGAAGGAACAGAAAGCAAAATCATTGCCAACCCAGAAGGCAACCGCACAACCCCTTCAGTAGTGTCATTTAAAAACGGTGAAATCATTGTCGGTGACGCTGCCAAGCGTCAAGCAGTGACAAACCCTGACACTGTTATCTCAATCAAATCAAAGATGGGAACCTCTGAAAAGGTTGCTGCTAATGGTAAAGAATACACACCACAAGAAATCTCAGCAATGATTCTTCAATACCTTAAAGGCTATGCAGAGGACTACCTTGGTGAAAAGGTAACAAAGGCTGTTATCACAGTTCCTGCCTACTTCAACGATGCACAACGTCAAGCTACTAAGGACGCAGGTAAGATTGCTGGGCTTGAGGTAGAACGTATCGTCAACGAACCAACTGCAGCAGCTCTTGCTTACGGTCTTGACAAGACAGATAAAGAAGAAAAGATCTTAGTCTTTGACCTTGGTGGTGGTACCTTTGACGTGTCTATCCTTGAATTGGGTGATGGTGTCTTTGATGTGCTTGCAACTGCTGGTGACAACAAGCTCGGTGGTGACGACTTTGACCAAAAATCATTGATTTCTTAG
- the dnaK_2 gene encoding molecular chaperone DnaK has translation MALQRLKDAAEKAKKDLSGVTQTQISLPFITAGAAGPLHLEMSLSRAKFDDLTRDLVERTKVPVRQALSDAGLSLSEIDEVILVGGSTRIPAVVEAVKAETGKEPNKSVNPDEVVAMGAAIQGGVITGDVKDVVLLDVTPLSLGIETMGGVFTKLIDRNTTIPTSKSQVFSTAADNQPAVDIHVLQGERPMAADNKTLGRFQLTDIPAAPRGIPQIEVTFDIDKNGIVSVKAKDLGTQKEQHIVIKSNDGLSEEEIERMMKDAEANAEADAKRKEEVDLKNEVDQAIFATEKTIKETEGKGFDTERDAAQTALDELKKAQESGDLDDMKAKLEALNEKAQALAVKMYEQAAAAQQAQAGAEGAADTGSTNSGDDVVDGEFTEK, from the coding sequence ATGGCTCTTCAACGCTTGAAGGACGCTGCTGAAAAAGCTAAAAAAGACCTTTCAGGTGTCACTCAAACTCAAATTTCATTGCCATTCATCACTGCTGGCGCTGCTGGTCCGCTTCACTTAGAGATGAGCCTGTCTCGTGCAAAATTTGATGACCTGACTCGTGATTTAGTAGAGCGTACGAAGGTTCCTGTTCGCCAAGCGCTGTCTGATGCAGGCTTGAGCTTGTCAGAAATCGATGAGGTTATCCTTGTTGGTGGTTCAACTCGTATCCCAGCTGTGGTTGAAGCTGTTAAGGCTGAAACTGGCAAAGAGCCAAACAAATCAGTGAACCCTGATGAAGTTGTAGCGATGGGTGCTGCTATCCAAGGTGGTGTGATCACTGGTGATGTTAAAGACGTTGTTCTTCTTGACGTGACACCATTGTCACTTGGTATCGAAACAATGGGTGGCGTCTTTACAAAGCTTATTGACCGCAACACAACAATTCCAACCTCTAAATCACAGGTCTTCTCAACTGCAGCAGACAACCAGCCAGCTGTTGATATCCACGTGCTTCAGGGTGAACGCCCAATGGCAGCAGATAACAAAACACTTGGACGCTTCCAATTGACAGACATTCCTGCAGCCCCTCGTGGTATCCCACAAATCGAAGTAACCTTTGACATCGACAAAAACGGTATTGTTTCTGTTAAGGCAAAAGACCTAGGTACTCAAAAAGAACAACATATTGTCATCAAATCTAACGATGGTCTTTCTGAAGAAGAAATTGAACGCATGATGAAAGACGCTGAAGCCAATGCTGAAGCCGATGCAAAACGTAAGGAAGAGGTTGACCTTAAAAATGAAGTTGACCAGGCTATCTTTGCAACTGAAAAGACTATTAAAGAAACTGAAGGCAAAGGCTTTGACACAGAGCGTGATGCTGCTCAAACAGCTCTTGATGAGCTTAAGAAGGCTCAAGAGTCAGGCGACCTTGATGATATGAAAGCTAAGCTTGAAGCGCTTAATGAAAAAGCACAAGCCCTTGCTGTTAAAATGTACGAGCAAGCAGCCGCAGCACAACAAGCCCAGGCTGGTGCAGAAGGTGCAGCAGATACAGGCTCAACAAACAGTGGCGATGATGTTGTAGATGGTGAGTTCACTGAAAAATAA
- the dnaJ_1 gene encoding chaperone protein DnaJ → MNNTEYYDRLGVSKDASADDIKRAYRKMSKKYHPDINKEPGAEQKYKDVQEAYETLSDSQKRAAYDQYGAAGANGGFGGGAGGFGGFDGGGFGGFEDIFSSFLAVVVCVIPMLHVRAMTFNIG, encoded by the coding sequence ATGAATAATACGGAATACTATGATCGTCTTGGGGTCTCAAAGGACGCTTCGGCCGATGATATTAAACGAGCTTACCGTAAGATGTCTAAGAAATACCACCCAGACATCAATAAAGAGCCGGGAGCTGAGCAAAAATATAAGGACGTACAGGAAGCCTATGAAACCCTAAGCGATTCACAAAAGCGTGCAGCCTATGATCAATACGGGGCAGCCGGAGCAAACGGTGGCTTTGGTGGTGGCGCAGGCGGTTTTGGCGGCTTCGATGGTGGTGGCTTTGGCGGCTTTGAGGATATTTTCTCAAGCTTTTTGGCGGTGGTGGTATGCGTAATCCCAATGCTCCACGTCAGGGCGATGACCTTCAATATAGGGTAA
- the dnaJ_2 gene encoding chaperone protein DnaJ, with protein MRNPNAPRQGDDLQYRVNLSFEEAVFGTEKEVSYHRESTCSTCAGSGAKPGTSPTTCRKCHGSGVINVDTQTPLGMMRRQVTCDVCHGSGQEIKEPCHTCHGTGHEKKVHKVSVKIPAGVETGQQIRLQGQGEAGFNGGPYGDLFVILNVLPSKQFERNGSTIYYSLNISFVQAALGDTVDIPTVHGDVAMSIPAGTQTGKVFRLKGKGAPKLRGGGQGDQHVTVNIVTPTKLNEAQKEALKAFAEASGEKPIAPKKKGFFDKVKDALEDI; from the coding sequence ATGCGTAATCCCAATGCTCCACGTCAGGGCGATGACCTTCAATATAGGGTAAACCTTTCTTTTGAGGAAGCTGTTTTTGGTACCGAAAAAGAGGTCAGCTATCATCGTGAATCAACCTGTAGCACCTGTGCAGGCTCAGGAGCTAAGCCTGGAACAAGTCCTACAACCTGCCGTAAATGTCATGGCTCAGGGGTTATCAATGTTGATACGCAGACCCCACTTGGCATGATGCGTCGTCAGGTGACCTGTGATGTCTGTCATGGCAGCGGTCAAGAAATCAAAGAGCCTTGCCATACCTGTCATGGAACTGGTCATGAAAAGAAGGTTCATAAGGTTTCAGTAAAAATCCCAGCAGGTGTTGAAACCGGCCAACAAATCCGCCTACAGGGTCAGGGGGAAGCAGGCTTTAATGGTGGACCTTATGGTGATTTGTTCGTTATTTTAAACGTGCTTCCAAGTAAACAGTTTGAGCGCAATGGCTCTACTATTTACTACAGCTTGAATATTTCATTTGTTCAGGCTGCTTTGGGAGATACAGTAGATATCCCAACGGTCCATGGTGATGTTGCCATGTCTATTCCCGCTGGAACACAAACTGGTAAGGTATTTCGCTTGAAGGGCAAGGGGGCTCCTAAGCTTCGAGGCGGAGGCCAAGGAGACCAGCATGTAACTGTAAACATTGTAACGCCTACCAAGCTCAATGAGGCTCAAAAGGAGGCCTTGAAGGCTTTTGCGGAGGCTAGTGGCGAAAAGCCGATTGCTCCAAAGAAAAAAGGTTTCTTTGACAAGGTCAAAGACGCTCTAGAGGATATTTAA
- the paaG gene encoding enoyl-CoA hydratase encodes MTFQNIIFELEEDLAILTLNRPEVSNGFNIPACQEILEAIRLVKDNPSLRFLVIKAKGKVFSVGGDLVEMQNAVERDDVQSLVRIAELVQDISFAIKQLPKPVILCADGAVAGAAFNIALAVDFCIASTQTKFIQAFVNVGLAPDAGGLFLLTRAVGLNRATHLVMTGEGVTAEKGLEYGFVYRAAESDKLDKTCSQLLKRLRRGSSNSYAGMKSLVWQSFFAGWEDYAQKELAIQEELAFKEDFKEGVRAYGDRRRPNFRGK; translated from the coding sequence ATGACGTTTCAAAATATCATTTTTGAGCTTGAAGAGGATCTGGCCATTTTAACCTTAAATCGTCCAGAGGTGTCTAATGGCTTTAACATTCCAGCCTGTCAGGAGATTCTGGAGGCTATTAGGTTGGTTAAGGATAACCCCTCTCTGCGCTTTTTAGTGATTAAGGCAAAGGGCAAGGTCTTTTCAGTCGGTGGTGACTTGGTTGAGATGCAAAATGCTGTTGAAAGAGATGATGTTCAGTCTCTAGTTAGGATTGCTGAGCTGGTTCAGGATATTTCCTTTGCTATCAAGCAATTGCCAAAGCCGGTTATCCTCTGTGCTGATGGTGCGGTGGCTGGTGCGGCCTTTAATATTGCCTTAGCGGTGGATTTTTGTATTGCTAGCACCCAGACAAAATTTATTCAGGCCTTTGTTAATGTCGGCTTAGCGCCAGATGCTGGTGGTCTTTTCTTGTTAACACGTGCCGTTGGTCTAAATAGAGCGACTCATCTGGTGATGACCGGTGAGGGGGTCACAGCAGAAAAAGGGCTTGAGTACGGATTTGTCTATCGAGCTGCTGAGTCAGATAAGCTTGATAAGACCTGTAGTCAGCTGTTAAAGCGTTTGAGGCGTGGCTCTTCAAATTCCTACGCCGGCATGAAATCTTTGGTATGGCAAAGCTTTTTTGCAGGTTGGGAGGATTATGCCCAAAAAGAGCTTGCTATTCAAGAGGAATTGGCCTTTAAGGAGGACTTTAAAGAGGGCGTCAGGGCTTATGGAGATAGGAGGCGGCCAAATTTTCGGGGGAAATAG
- a CDS encoding transcriptional regulator, MarR family, which yields MEYNKINQYLVDIFNRILVIEEMSLKTSQFNDVSLKEMHTIEIIGKYQQVTPSDIARELMVTLGTVTTSLNKLELKGYIERTRSSVDRRVVYLSLTKKGRLLDRLHARFHKNMVGHVIADMNEDEMQALLRGLGNLHQFLEDLV from the coding sequence TTGGAATATAATAAGATTAATCAATATTTAGTTGATATTTTCAACAGAATTTTGGTTATTGAGGAAATGAGCTTAAAAACAAGTCAATTTAATGATGTTTCTCTAAAGGAGATGCACACAATTGAGATTATTGGAAAATATCAGCAGGTAACGCCAAGTGACATCGCAAGAGAGCTCATGGTTACCTTAGGAACGGTTACCACTAGCTTAAACAAGCTAGAGCTAAAGGGCTATATTGAAAGAACAAGATCAAGCGTGGATAGACGGGTTGTTTACCTGTCACTGACCAAAAAGGGGCGTCTTCTGGATCGTCTCCATGCAAGATTCCATAAAAATATGGTCGGTCATGTGATCGCTGATATGAATGAGGACGAAATGCAAGCCCTGTTACGTGGCTTGGGGAACTTACATCAGTTTTTGGAGGATTTGGTTTAA
- the fabH gene encoding 3-oxoacyl-ACP synthase yields the protein MVFSKISQVAHYTPKQVISNDDLSQIMDTSHEWISSRTGIEKRHISTVEMTSDLAIRVAEQLLAGSGYDATALDFIIVATISPDASMPSTAAKVQAAIGATNAFAFDMTAACSGFVFALAMADKLIASGAYQRGLVIGAETLSKIIDWQDRSTAVLFGDGAGGVLLEASEQQHFLAEALHTDGAQGQSLTSGQSSLRSPFSQGQEVNSFLQMDGRAIFDFAIRDVSRSITAIIEQSGLAKEELDYLLLHQANRRILDKMAKKIGMPREKFLENMMHYGNTSAASIPILLSESVQNGQLKLDGSQHILLSGFGGGLTWGSLIVKI from the coding sequence ATGGTCTTTTCAAAAATTAGTCAGGTAGCTCATTATACGCCTAAGCAGGTTATTAGTAATGACGATCTGTCGCAAATCATGGACACCAGCCACGAATGGATTTCGTCACGGACTGGGATTGAGAAGCGTCACATTTCCACTGTGGAGATGACCAGTGATTTAGCCATTCGGGTAGCAGAGCAATTGTTAGCAGGGTCAGGATATGATGCGACTGCACTTGATTTTATCATCGTTGCTACGATTAGCCCAGATGCTAGCATGCCATCGACGGCAGCAAAGGTTCAGGCTGCTATCGGTGCTACTAATGCATTTGCTTTTGATATGACAGCGGCCTGCAGTGGCTTTGTCTTTGCCTTAGCAATGGCGGATAAGTTGATTGCATCAGGGGCTTATCAAAGAGGCTTGGTTATTGGAGCAGAGACCCTGTCTAAGATTATTGATTGGCAGGATAGAAGCACAGCTGTTTTATTTGGAGATGGTGCTGGTGGGGTTTTATTAGAGGCCAGCGAGCAGCAGCATTTTCTAGCTGAGGCCTTACATACTGATGGTGCGCAAGGTCAAAGCCTGACATCAGGTCAGAGCAGTCTGCGCTCACCATTTTCTCAAGGACAGGAGGTCAACTCCTTTCTTCAGATGGATGGTCGTGCTATCTTTGACTTTGCGATTAGAGATGTTTCAAGGAGCATTACAGCAATTATTGAGCAATCAGGCTTGGCCAAGGAGGAGTTAGACTATCTGCTTTTACATCAGGCCAATCGGCGTATTTTAGATAAGATGGCTAAGAAAATTGGTATGCCAAGAGAGAAATTTCTGGAAAATATGATGCACTATGGCAATACCAGTGCAGCTAGTATACCGATTTTGCTATCTGAATCAGTCCAAAATGGACAGCTTAAATTAGACGGCAGCCAGCATATTTTACTGTCGGGCTTCGGTGGAGGTTTGACATGGGGCAGTCTAATTGTTAAAATCTAG
- the acpP_2 gene encoding Acyl carrier protein, producing MAVFEKVQEIIVEELGKDAEEVTLETTFDDLDADSLDVFQVISEIEDAFDIQIETEEGLNTVGDLVAYVEEKTK from the coding sequence ATGGCAGTATTTGAAAAAGTACAGGAAATTATCGTTGAGGAGCTTGGCAAGGACGCAGAGGAAGTAACCTTAGAAACTACCTTTGATGATTTAGATGCTGACTCACTTGATGTTTTCCAAGTGATCTCAGAAATTGAAGATGCCTTTGACATTCAAATCGAAACAGAAGAAGGCTTAAACACAGTTGGTGACCTTGTTGCCTACGTTGAAGAAAAAACAAAATAA
- a CDS encoding enoyl-ACP reductase, translated as MKTRITELLNIDYPIFQGGMAWVADGDLAGAVSNAGGLGIIGGGNAPKEVVKANIDRVKAITDKPFGVNIMLLSPFADDIVDLVIEEGVKVVTTGAGNPGKYMERLHEAGIIVIPVVPSVALAKRMEKLGVDAVIAEGMEAGGHIGKLTTMTLVRQVVDAVSIPVIAAGGIADGRGAAAAFMLGAEAVQVGTRFVVAKESNAHQSFKDKILKAKDIDTVISAQVVGHPVRSIKNKLTSAYAKAEKEFLADRKAASDIEEMGAGALRNAVIDGDVINGSVMAGQIAGLIRAEESCEAILKDIYYGAAAVISQEAKRWQALAADDKNETI; from the coding sequence ATGAAAACACGTATTACAGAATTACTTAATATTGATTATCCCATTTTTCAGGGAGGTATGGCCTGGGTGGCTGATGGTGATCTAGCAGGTGCTGTCTCCAATGCTGGTGGTCTTGGGATCATTGGTGGAGGAAACGCTCCTAAAGAGGTGGTCAAGGCAAATATTGATCGTGTCAAAGCGATCACAGATAAGCCCTTTGGGGTTAATATCATGCTGCTATCTCCCTTTGCAGATGACATTGTCGATTTGGTGATCGAAGAAGGTGTCAAGGTGGTGACCACTGGCGCTGGAAATCCAGGGAAATACATGGAGCGCCTTCATGAGGCAGGTATTATCGTGATTCCAGTTGTTCCTAGCGTTGCCCTGGCTAAGCGCATGGAAAAATTAGGCGTTGATGCTGTTATTGCTGAAGGAATGGAGGCTGGTGGCCATATCGGTAAATTGACAACGATGACCTTGGTTAGGCAGGTGGTAGATGCTGTTTCTATTCCAGTTATTGCAGCAGGTGGGATTGCAGATGGTCGAGGTGCAGCAGCAGCCTTTATGCTGGGTGCTGAGGCTGTTCAGGTTGGAACTCGATTTGTTGTGGCAAAGGAATCTAATGCTCACCAAAGCTTTAAGGATAAAATTTTGAAGGCTAAGGACATTGATACTGTCATTTCAGCTCAAGTTGTTGGTCATCCGGTACGCTCTATCAAAAATAAGCTAACATCAGCTTATGCTAAGGCTGAAAAAGAATTTTTAGCAGATCGTAAGGCTGCTAGTGACATCGAAGAAATGGGAGCAGGAGCTCTGCGCAACGCTGTGATTGATGGTGATGTGATCAATGGCTCTGTCATGGCAGGGCAGATTGCAGGCTTAATTAGAGCAGAAGAAAGCTGTGAAGCCATCCTAAAGGATATCTACTATGGTGCAGCAGCAGTGATTAGTCAAGAAGCTAAGCGCTGGCAAGCTCTTGCAGCTGATGACAAAAACGAAACGATATAA
- the fabD gene encoding malonyl CoA-acyl carrier protein transacylase translates to MTKTAFLFAGQGAQTLGMTRDLYDQYAIARDTFDQASQLLGYDLRKLIDTDQDRLNQTAYTQPAILTASVSIYRILTSYGVHPDMVAGLSLGEYSALVAAGVLSFETALELVAKRGRFMEEAAPAGSGKMVAVMNTEARLIEEACQEASSVGVVSPANYNTPGQIVIGGTAEAVNAALEILKAKGVKRLIPLNVSGPFHTALLAPASQRLAEELSKIQFQDFDLPLVGNTEAKVMEKDRIAELLARQVMEPVRFYDSIEVMKANGITQFVEIGPGRVLTGFIKKIDKKLLCSSVEDMPSLQLYLGK, encoded by the coding sequence ATGACAAAAACAGCCTTTTTATTTGCTGGTCAGGGTGCTCAGACACTAGGCATGACAAGAGATTTGTATGACCAATATGCCATTGCTCGTGACACCTTTGATCAGGCTAGTCAGCTTTTAGGCTATGATTTACGCAAGCTCATTGATACCGACCAGGATCGGTTGAACCAGACAGCCTACACGCAGCCAGCAATCTTAACCGCTTCAGTCTCCATTTATCGTATCTTAACCTCTTATGGGGTTCATCCTGATATGGTGGCGGGGCTTTCTCTTGGAGAATATTCTGCTCTAGTTGCGGCAGGTGTTCTGAGTTTTGAGACTGCCCTAGAGCTAGTTGCAAAAAGGGGACGCTTTATGGAGGAGGCAGCGCCTGCTGGCTCTGGTAAGATGGTAGCTGTGATGAATACAGAGGCTAGGCTTATTGAGGAGGCTTGTCAAGAGGCTTCTTCGGTTGGTGTTGTGTCACCTGCTAACTATAATACGCCAGGACAGATTGTTATTGGTGGGACAGCTGAGGCTGTCAATGCGGCACTTGAAATCTTAAAAGCAAAGGGAGTGAAGCGTTTAATTCCGCTGAATGTCTCAGGACCTTTCCATACAGCACTTTTAGCGCCTGCTAGTCAAAGGTTGGCAGAGGAGCTCAGCAAGATTCAATTTCAGGACTTTGATCTGCCACTGGTTGGAAATACAGAGGCTAAGGTCATGGAAAAGGATCGGATTGCAGAATTATTGGCGCGTCAGGTCATGGAGCCTGTTCGTTTTTATGATAGTATCGAGGTTATGAAGGCTAACGGTATCACCCAGTTTGTTGAGATTGGCCCTGGCAGGGTTTTAACAGGCTTTATTAAAAAAATCGACAAAAAGCTGCTATGCAGCAGTGTTGAAGATATGCCAAGCCTACAATTGTATTTGGGAAAATAG
- the fabG_1 gene encoding 3-ketoacyl-ACP reductase — MEIKGKNVFITGSTRGIGLAMAHQFAGLGANIVLNGRSAISDELVETFKDYGVKVVPISGDVSEGADAKRMVDEAIEQLGSVDILINNAGITNDKLMLKMSEEDFERVLKINLTGAFNMTQSVLKPMTKARQGAIINVSSVVGLTGNIGQANYAASKAGLIGFTKSVAREVAARGIRVNAIAPGFIESDMTGVLSEKMQEQILNQIPMKRIGKGQEVAQAASFLASQDYITGQVLAIDGGMTMQ; from the coding sequence ATGGAAATTAAAGGAAAAAACGTTTTTATCACAGGGTCAACAAGAGGCATTGGACTAGCAATGGCTCATCAATTTGCAGGACTAGGCGCCAACATCGTTCTCAATGGTCGCTCAGCGATTTCTGATGAGCTGGTGGAGACCTTTAAGGATTACGGTGTGAAGGTTGTGCCGATCTCAGGAGATGTTTCAGAGGGGGCTGATGCTAAGCGAATGGTTGATGAGGCTATTGAGCAGCTTGGCTCTGTGGACATTTTGATTAACAATGCTGGCATCACTAATGATAAATTAATGCTTAAGATGTCAGAGGAGGACTTTGAGCGTGTTCTCAAAATCAATCTGACAGGAGCATTTAACATGACACAATCGGTCTTAAAGCCGATGACAAAGGCTCGTCAGGGTGCTATCATCAATGTGTCTAGTGTTGTCGGCCTAACAGGAAATATCGGTCAAGCAAATTATGCAGCGTCCAAGGCAGGCTTGATTGGCTTTACCAAGTCAGTTGCTCGTGAGGTTGCGGCGCGTGGCATTCGGGTAAATGCGATTGCACCGGGCTTCATCGAATCTGATATGACAGGTGTCCTTTCTGAAAAGATGCAAGAGCAAATCTTAAATCAAATCCCAATGAAGCGTATTGGCAAGGGGCAAGAGGTTGCTCAGGCAGCAAGCTTCCTAGCTAGTCAGGATTATATTACTGGTCAGGTGCTTGCCATTGACGGCGGCATGACAATGCAATAA